One Mycolicibacterium pulveris genomic region harbors:
- a CDS encoding saccharopine dehydrogenase family protein, producing MRILLIGAGGVGAAFCSIATRRDFFDRVVVCDYDEARARQAVDAVADFRFTAERIDASSSEAVADLAARHDITHVMNAVDPRFVMPIFTGALAGGADYLDMAMSLSQRHPERPFEKTGVKLGDEQFAQDARWRDAGRLALVGIGVEPGLSDVFARYAADHLFSDIDELGTRDGANLTVDGYDFAPSFSIWTTIEECLNPPVIWEADRGWFTTEPFSEPEVFDFPDGIGPVECVNVEHEEVLLMPRWINCRRATFKYGLGEEFIGVLKTLHKLGLDRTEKVRVGPVEVSPRDVVAACLPDPAHLGPKMRGKTCAGVWVTGTGKDGNPRSTYLYHVVDNEWSMAEYGHQCVVWQTAINPVVALELLADGTWSGAGVLGPEAFDAVPFLELLTAYGSPWGQAELPPRS from the coding sequence GGGTCGTCGTCTGCGACTACGACGAGGCCCGCGCCCGGCAGGCCGTCGACGCGGTCGCCGACTTCCGGTTCACCGCCGAACGGATCGACGCCTCGAGTTCCGAGGCCGTGGCCGATCTCGCCGCGCGCCATGACATCACGCATGTGATGAACGCCGTCGACCCGCGTTTCGTCATGCCGATCTTCACCGGCGCGCTGGCAGGCGGCGCGGACTACCTCGATATGGCCATGAGCCTGTCGCAGCGCCATCCCGAGCGGCCGTTCGAAAAGACCGGCGTCAAGCTCGGCGACGAACAGTTCGCACAAGACGCCCGGTGGCGCGACGCGGGCCGGCTGGCCCTGGTCGGCATCGGCGTGGAGCCGGGGCTGTCCGACGTGTTCGCGCGCTACGCGGCCGACCACCTGTTCTCCGACATCGACGAACTCGGTACCCGCGACGGGGCGAACCTCACGGTCGACGGCTACGACTTCGCCCCGTCGTTCTCGATCTGGACCACCATCGAGGAGTGCCTGAACCCGCCCGTGATCTGGGAGGCCGATCGCGGCTGGTTCACCACCGAGCCCTTCAGCGAGCCGGAGGTTTTCGACTTCCCCGACGGCATCGGCCCCGTCGAGTGCGTCAACGTCGAGCACGAAGAGGTGCTGCTGATGCCGCGTTGGATCAACTGCCGACGCGCGACGTTCAAGTACGGCCTCGGCGAGGAGTTCATCGGCGTGCTCAAGACGCTGCACAAGCTCGGCCTGGACCGCACCGAGAAGGTGAGGGTGGGTCCCGTCGAGGTGAGCCCCCGCGACGTGGTCGCGGCCTGCCTGCCCGACCCGGCCCACCTCGGACCGAAGATGCGCGGCAAGACCTGCGCGGGGGTGTGGGTCACCGGCACCGGTAAGGACGGCAACCCGCGATCGACGTACCTGTATCACGTCGTCGACAACGAGTGGTCGATGGCCGAGTACGGCCACCAGTGCGTGGTCTGGCAGACCGCGATCAACCCCGTTGTCGCGCTGGAACTTCTGGCCGACGGCACCTGGAGCGGCGCCGGGGTGCTGGGGCCCGAGGCGTTCGACGCGGTGCCGTTTCTGGAGTTGCTGACCGCGTACGGCTCCCCGTGGGGACAGGCCGAATTGCCGCCGCGAAGCTGA
- the gluQRS gene encoding tRNA glutamyl-Q(34) synthetase GluQRS has protein sequence MNTGRFAPSPSADLHIGNLRTAVLAWLFARSTQRRFVMRVEDLDDRTFADIAARQLKDLAAIGVTWDGPVEWQSAHAQRYDAVVADLNARGLLYECFCSRRDIAQAPRAPHAPQGAYPGTCRDLTDADRQRRREETGRPPALRLRTDEITYTVEDVLHGRYTGIVDDFVVRRGDGVAAYNLAVVVDDAAQGIDQVVRGDDLLPSAPRQAYLARLLGYPEPTYAHVPLVLNEDGARLAKRDGAVTLAEIGVEPALAQIAGSLGWPTATDLESLLEVFDPVRLPRHPWIYRPK, from the coding sequence ATGAACACCGGCAGGTTCGCCCCCAGCCCATCGGCTGACCTGCATATCGGCAATCTGCGCACCGCGGTCCTGGCGTGGCTGTTCGCGCGATCGACGCAGCGGCGCTTCGTGATGCGGGTGGAGGACCTCGACGACCGGACCTTCGCCGACATCGCCGCGCGGCAACTCAAGGACCTGGCCGCAATCGGGGTGACCTGGGACGGCCCGGTCGAGTGGCAATCCGCGCACGCACAGCGGTACGACGCCGTCGTCGCCGACCTCAACGCTCGCGGCCTGCTGTACGAATGTTTCTGCAGCAGAAGGGATATCGCGCAGGCCCCGCGCGCGCCACACGCACCGCAGGGGGCGTACCCGGGTACCTGCCGCGACCTCACCGACGCGGATCGGCAGCGACGCCGCGAGGAGACGGGCCGCCCACCCGCGCTGCGGCTGCGCACCGACGAGATCACCTACACCGTCGAGGATGTGCTGCACGGGCGCTATACCGGCATCGTCGACGACTTCGTGGTGCGCCGCGGTGACGGCGTCGCCGCCTACAACCTCGCCGTGGTGGTCGACGACGCCGCGCAGGGTATCGACCAGGTGGTGCGCGGCGACGACCTGTTGCCGTCCGCGCCGCGCCAGGCGTATCTGGCCCGGCTGCTCGGCTATCCCGAGCCGACGTACGCCCATGTGCCGCTGGTGCTCAACGAGGACGGCGCGCGGCTGGCCAAGCGCGACGGCGCGGTGACGCTGGCCGAGATCGGGGTGGAGCCGGCGCTGGCGCAGATCGCGGGATCGTTGGGTTGGCCGACGGCGACCGACCTCGAGTCGCTGTTAGAGGTGTTCGACCCGGTGCGGCTGCCGCGGCACCCGTGGATCTACCGCCCGAAGTGA